Proteins encoded by one window of Triplophysa rosa linkage group LG19, Trosa_1v2, whole genome shotgun sequence:
- the cdc23 gene encoding cell division cycle protein 23 homolog: MAATRSSEIGDLVQIKKQLISIIAQCKERGLVHSVKWASELAFSLAPLPLNEIAPQPELTEEDAQDLDALCLAKSYFDLKEYDRAAYFLRGCRSQKAYFLYMYSRYLSGEKKKDDETVDSLGPLEKGQVRNEALRELRVELSKKHSAGELDGFALYLYGVVLRKLDLLKEAVEIFVAATHALPLHWGSWLELCNLITNIEMLKSLSLPDCWVRDFFMAHMYTELQMIKEALQKYQSLMEAGFAKSTYIISQIAVAYHNIRDIDQALYLFNELREQDPFRIENMDTFSNLLYVRSMKPELSYLAHNLVEIDKYRVETCCVIGNYYSLRSQHEKAALYFQRALKLNPRCLGAWTLMGHEYMEMKNTSAAIQAYRHAIEVNKRDYRAWYGLGQTYEILKMPFYSLYYYRKAHQLRPNDSRMLVALGECYEKLSQQVEAKKCYWRAYSVGDVERMALLKLAKLHEQLNESDDAAQCYIIYIQDIFSCGEQLVHAEVSTALRYLGQYYFKNKLYDEASLCAQRCCDYNDAREEGKALLRQISAVREQGEPSTDLTLPCVFNPLSNNTTPVRRVSPLDLSSVTP; encoded by the exons ATGGCGGCTACCCGCAGCAGTGAGATTGGCGACTTGGTTCAAATAAAGAAACAACTTATTTCCATTATAGCACAATGCAAGGAAAGAGGACTCGTCCACAGCGTGAAAtg GGCGTCCGAGCTGGCGTTTTCTCTGGCTCCTCTTCCTCTGAATGAGATCGCCCCACAACCTGAGCTAACCGAG GAGGATGCCCAGGATTTGGATGCTCTTTGTTTGGCCAAGTCATATTTTGACCTGAAGGAATACGATCGAGCTGCATATTTCCTCCGTGGCTGCCGGAGTCAGAAGGCATATTTTCTGTATATGTATTCACGATATCTG TCGGGTGAAAAGAAGAAAGATGACGAAACGGTCGACAGTCTTG GTCCTTTGGAAAAGGGTCAGGTCCGAAACGAAGCCCTGAGAGAGCTGCGGGTGGAGTTGAGCAAAAAACACAGTGCAGGCGAGCTGGATGGATTTGCACTTTATCT CTATGGGGTAGTCCTTCGGAAACTAGATTTGCTAAAGGAAGCGGTGGAGATCTTCGTAGCCGCCACACACGCCCTCCCTCTGCACTGGGGATCATGGCTGGAGCTGTGCAATCTCATCACCAACATTGAAATG CTCAAGTCTTTGTCTCTGCCGGACTGTTGGGTAAGGGATTTCTTCATGGCACACATGTACACAGAACTTCAGATGATCAAAGAGGCGCTCCAGAAATATCAGAGTCTAATGGAAGCTGGGTTTGCCAAGAGCACCTACATCATTTCCCAGATCGCCGTGGCTTACCACAACATACGAG ATATAGATCAAGCGTTATATCTGTTTAATGAACTGCGGGAACAGGATCCATTCCGCATCGAGAACATGGACACTTTCTCCAACCTGCTCTATGTTAGG AGTATGAAGCCCGAGCTCAGCTACTTGGCACATAATCTGGTGGAGATAGATAAATATAGAGTAGAGACGTGCTGCGTTATAG GGAACTACTACAGCCTGCGCTCTCAACATGAGAAAGCCGCTCTGTATTTTCAGCGAGCGCTGAAGCTGAATCCACGCTGTCTGGGCGCCTGGACTCTCATGGGTCACGAGTATATGGAGATGAAAAACACATCCGCTGCCATTCAGGCCTACAG ACACGCGATTGAAGTGAACAAAAGGGACTACCGTGCCTGGTACGGACTCGGACAGACCTACGAGATCCTAAAAATGCCTTTCTACTCGCTTTATTACTACAGGAAAGCCCATCAGCTCAG gccGAATGACTCCCGAATGCTTGTAGCTCTTGGTGAATGTTATGAAAAGCTATCTCAACAGGTTGAGGCTAAGAAG TGTTACTGGAGAGCGTATTCTGTTGGGGACGTGGAAAGAATGGCTCTTTTAAAGCTGGCAAA gCTTCATGAGCAACTGAATGAATCTGATGATGCTGCACAGTGCTACATAATATACATTCAGGATATTTTCTCGTGTGGT GAGCAGTTGGTGCATGCTGAAGTGAGCACCGCTCTGAGATATCTCGGGCAATACTACTTCAAGAACAAACTCTATGATGAGGCGTCTCTTTGCGCTCAGCGCTGCTGTGACTACAATGAC GCCCGTGAGGAAGGCAAGGCTTTGTTGCGACAGATCTCCGCCGTGCGAGAACAAGGAGAGCCTTCTACAGACCTGACCTTACCCTGCGTCTTCAACCCGCTGTCTAACAACACAACTCCAGTCAGGAGAGTTTCTCCATTAGATTTATCTTCTGTTACACCGTAG